The genomic region TAAACCGTCAATTTCTATGGTTTTTTCTTCAATCTTCACGAGACGAAATTTTTTTAAGCATTGACGTTTAGAGCTTACCGTTATTTTGTCCCGTCAATCAAGAGCGCTCCATCGAGCGGCGATCGGCGATCGTCTTTTTGAATCGAATCAGCTTTTCTGTGGTTCGGGCCTCGGACCCGCCTCATTCGTAAGTCCCCCGACCCAGGGTGAAGTCCCCTTTAATTAGGGTAAATTAGAAAGATTAAAGGACATTTACGGCGATCCTCCCTACCCCCTTTAACTTTGAAAAAATTCCTATAAAAAAAGGGGCATTTGCCCCTTTTTTTAGTCCATATTCAAAACAGAATCCTAGAGTTTTAAATCCTAGAAGTTCATTTCTGCAGCTTGAACTTTTTCGACTTGTTTCTTCTTCAAGACCAACATAATTTGAGAAATCATGACAATCGAGAAGAAGGCCAATAAGCCCGTAATCCGACCCGAACTTTGCAGGACGATTTCCGTATCTTTCTGACCGAAACCGCCAACATTCGGGTTGTTGGTAATCGCTTGTCCGGCAGTCACTTCATCGCCTTCGGAAACGATCAATTCCGGTCCGACAGGAATGCTATCGACGACGGCATCGCCTTCACTCGGTTGAATGGTGACTTCATAACTCCCATCTTCCCCTTGTTCGATCTTGGCGATACTACCCGTGACAGAGGCTTTATAAACCGCATTATTGCTGGCATTTCCAGCCGGGTAAACTTGGCCGCGTCCTCGGTTACCCCCCGCGTGGACCGCATATTTACCGAAGTGAATATTTTTATCCGTTTCGGGATTGGGAGACAACACCGGGAAGACAATTTCTTGATATTGTTCGCCGGGTAACGGACCGACAATGACCACGTTTTCTTGGTCCGCCGCATAGGGTTGGAAGTACAGCCCTTCGACTTTTTCTTTGAGTTCTTCGGGGATGCGATCTTCCGGAGCGATCTTAAAGCCTTCGGGAAGCATCAGCACGGCGCCGACGTTGAGCGGGCCTTTTTCCCCGGTGGTCAACACTTGTTGAACGTTGGTGTCGTAAGGGATTTTAACGATGGCTTCAAAGACCGTATCGGGTAAAACCGATTGCGGGACTTCAATTTCAGTCGGCTTGGACGCCAAGTGGCAGTTGGCGCAAACAATCCGGCCCGTGGCTTCACGCGGACTGTCCGGTGCAGTTTGTTGGGCCCAGAAGGGATAGGCGGCGGCGGACTGCGGTAAGGTCACGTCGAAAGCGACTAACAGCGCCAACGTCGTAACCAGTACCAGCGCGCCTTTCGCCATTGCCCCAGAGAGGCGTTGCAGGATCGGCGATAAGGAAAGTTGTTTCATCGGGAATGGAACGATTTTACTGACGAAGCTCAAACATAGAGATTTTAGAGGGTAAATGGCACTGGCCATCGCCGAGCTAAAATCCGATCGGCTCGAATTCGGTTAGGTCCACCAGGGTTGTTCCCCGGTGCGGAAATCGGTTTCCGTCCAGGGAGTCAATACAACGTTGTCGTCTTGAACGTCGGCGTGAGCTAAGGCTAACGACAGAGGCGCAGGACCGCGCACGACTTTACCTTCGCTGTTGTATTGGGAACCGTGACAGGGACAAATAAATTTATTCTCGCTGGCGTTCCAGGGGACGACACAGCCGAGGTGAGTGCAAACGGCGTTTAAGCCGTAATCGGCTAGGGTTTTGTCGTTGGTCACCACGAGGTAAGTGGGATCCCCTTTGAGTCCTTGGGCCAGAGTGCGATCGCCAGGGTTGTGACTGTCTAAAAATTTGCTAACGCTGATGTCGTTCCCCAACGCATCTTTAGCGGTTACGCCACCTCCGGGGCCACCGCTAGAAGGGGGGATAAAATATTTGACAACGGGGTAAAGCGCTCCGAGAGCTGTCCCAGTGACGGCCCCGAAGGTTAGAAAATTCATGAATTGGCGACGTCCCATGCTGGGAACGTCAGGAGATCCGGAAGCTTGAGCCATGACCTAACTTGCTATCTGTGTGTTAAGTTGTATGTCTTAGCCACTCAGTCAAGGGCTAAAATTGGTCAACTCTAGATTTAACAATGGCGTGTGTATATTTAGAGTTAGCCAAACCTGCCAGGGAGCGACAACACGTTGGAAACACCCCCTTCGGCGTTTCTGAAAAAATTATTACATTCTTTGACCCATCGATCGCATTTTCACCCCTCGGAGTCTCGGAATTGTAACAAATTGTAAAGTAAAAGCTTATGACGGGACGAGACTTACGCCAACTGCTCGTAGACAAGTGGGGCTATTCTTACGACATCAAAATGCGCCGCACCCAGGGCAAAATGTTTGTACAAGTGATGTGGAAATATCTCGAACAAGCGTCATTTCCGCTTACGGAAGCGGAATATCTCGAACATTTGGATACGGTGGTCGCCTATTTGCACGGTTGGGGGGCGATCGAGCAGTTTTGCGCTTATATCGAACAGACGAAAGAACGGCCCCGGTTGGGTAAAGCGGTTAGTATTCCGGTAGAATTGGGCGATCGCGCGTCGGAATGGATGCTCGAAAATTTCTAGTCGATTTTTTCACTCAAGTTCTAGGTTGCCGGACCTTCGCGTAGGGTCTCCAAAGGAGAATCGCTGGGATCCGGGGATCGAGGCGAGTCACGCCGTCGCGATCGATCCCGTCAGTTGTCCCACGAGATCCGCACGGCATTTTATCGGGGAGCGATCGCGATGGAAGTTATCGTCAGATCTTTAACGTTTGAGGGGTTCGGGGAGCGATAAGTCCCGCGCTGTATGCGAAGCATCAGCGTCGGGATCCATGGACTCCCCGAGCTGGCCTCATCCCCACCCTACGGGAAGGGCCAAGCCCTACAATGGGGATGAGACCAGCATTTATCAGCAGCTATAGCCTGTGGTAGTTTATAGTCATGCTGACTATGAACTACACTTACCGAATCGATCCAGACGCCACCCAGCAGACTGAACTGTTGGAGTGGCTTGAGACCTGCAGAGGCGTATATAACTACGCTTTGCGCGAACTCAAAGACTGGATTGCTTCTCGTAAGTGTCAGGTAGACCGATGTTCGTTGGAAAAGGAATACACCATTCCTGCTGATGAACCGTTTCCGTCTTATCACCGTCAACAAAACAACCTGGCTAAAGCAAAGAAGCAATTCCCGCATCTGGGTCAGGTACATTCTCAGGTGTTGCAGACCACAATTCGCAGACTGCACGATACCTGGAAAGCATTTCAGAAACGGGGACATGGATTCCCTCGTTTCAAAAAGTTCGGTCAATTCAAATCCTTTCTATTTCCCCAGTTCAAGAACAATCCCATCAATGGCTTCACAATCAAGTTGCCAAAGATTGGGGAAGTACCCATTAACCTGCATCCCCCCTTCGCCCCCCTTTCAAAGGGGGGTTGGGGGGATACAGGTGCGGGTATTGTCCAGGGTGCGAGGAACACAATGGTATGTCGTCGTCACCATTGAATCGGATATATCGGTTCCCGATGCCCCGGTTCACGGTCGGGCAATTGGGATTGACCTGGGATTGGAGCGATTCTTGACCGCTTCCGATCGCTCTTTCCAAGAGCGACCCCAGTTTTTCAAGTCGATGCAACGCAAGCTGAAATTGCTGCAACGCAGAGCAGCACGAAAACAGAAGGGTTCTCAAAACTGGGAAAAGGCGCAAATCGAAGTGGCTAGAATGCATCATCGCATTGCCAATCGTCGTAAAGATTTCCATCTGAAGACGGCTCATCAGCTTTGCGACCGGGCGCAAACCATCTTTGCAGAAGATCTCAACGTCAAAG from Oxynema aestuarii AP17 harbors:
- the petA gene encoding cytochrome f, whose product is MKQLSLSPILQRLSGAMAKGALVLVTTLALLVAFDVTLPQSAAAYPFWAQQTAPDSPREATGRIVCANCHLASKPTEIEVPQSVLPDTVFEAIVKIPYDTNVQQVLTTGEKGPLNVGAVLMLPEGFKIAPEDRIPEELKEKVEGLYFQPYAADQENVVIVGPLPGEQYQEIVFPVLSPNPETDKNIHFGKYAVHAGGNRGRGQVYPAGNASNNAVYKASVTGSIAKIEQGEDGSYEVTIQPSEGDAVVDSIPVGPELIVSEGDEVTAGQAITNNPNVGGFGQKDTEIVLQSSGRITGLLAFFSIVMISQIMLVLKKKQVEKVQAAEMNF
- the petC gene encoding cytochrome b6-f complex iron-sulfur subunit; protein product: MAQASGSPDVPSMGRRQFMNFLTFGAVTGTALGALYPVVKYFIPPSSGGPGGGVTAKDALGNDISVSKFLDSHNPGDRTLAQGLKGDPTYLVVTNDKTLADYGLNAVCTHLGCVVPWNASENKFICPCHGSQYNSEGKVVRGPAPLSLALAHADVQDDNVVLTPWTETDFRTGEQPWWT
- a CDS encoding DUF3067 family protein, whose protein sequence is MTGRDLRQLLVDKWGYSYDIKMRRTQGKMFVQVMWKYLEQASFPLTEAEYLEHLDTVVAYLHGWGAIEQFCAYIEQTKERPRLGKAVSIPVELGDRASEWMLENF
- a CDS encoding RNA-guided endonuclease InsQ/TnpB family protein: MLTMNYTYRIDPDATQQTELLEWLETCRGVYNYALRELKDWIASRKCQVDRCSLEKEYTIPADEPFPSYHRQQNNLAKAKKQFPHLGQVHSQVLQTTIRRLHDTWKAFQKRGHGFPRFKKFGQFKSFLFPQFKNNPINGFTIKLPKIGEVPINLHPPFAPLSKGGWGDTGAGIVQGARNTMVCRRHH